TCCATGACTACCTGCGTGACCAGCGCATGGAAAGAGCCCGCGCGCTGTTGCAGGAAGGCTCGATGACCATCGCGGAGATCGCGGACCAACTCGGCTTCTCCAGCCCCGCCAACTTTGCATCGGCGTTCCGACGACAACTGGGTTGCAGCCCCGTCGCCTTCCGCCGTCACTTTGAAGGGCCGCCCGCGTCGTTGATCAATTGCACATGTGACAGATTGGCTTCGACGAGCGGCATTTTTCAAAAGCTATGAGCGGGTTTTTAAACGCACCGTGATCACGCATTGCCTAGCATGGGCATGCCGCTTTCCCTCCCCACCGCCTACCCAGCGAGCTCATGCGGGGAAGCCGTATCCATACAAGGAGACGACGTGAGCCAATCCACCCTATCCGAACCGCGCATCGCGCCCAATCTCGAATCCGTTCCGATGTCCAAGACGGCGGACGTGAGCCAGCGCAACGCCTTGCCCACGACGTATCGGCGGCCTTCACACGTGCTGATCGTGTCGGATGACGCATCACAGTTGCACGCGACTACCGACTTCCTGCGCAATCAGCTCTTTCGCGTGACGCTGGCCTCCGGATGGCAAGGCTATTATCACGCACAGGCCTGGCGTCCCGACATCATCCTTGTGGACGGGTCGATGCATGACATGGACCCGTTCATGATGGGCCGACTGCTTATGCAGACACCGGACACGCAGTCCATACCGCTCATCTTCCTGCTGGAACAGCAACGCCAGGCCGCCAGCAGGGAGGCCTTCTCGCTGGGTGCCATCGATTGCATCACCAAGCCGATCTATCCCGAGGAGTTGCTGGCGCGCATTTCGGTTCATCTGCGTCGGACGCCGGTCCGCGATGAGAATTCCGCGCCGCGCATGCGCGCGCCAGTCGCGGAAGAATTGCTGTTGCGCAACGCCCTGAATGCAATCGCGACCGACGTCGGCAGCATCCATACCGTCAGGCAGCTCGCCCGACAGATCGGCACCAATGAGCGCAAGCTGACGGCGCTGTTCAAGACCAAGATGGGCAAATCGGCGCATAAGGTGATCTTCGGGCAGAAAATGGAAACGGCCCGACGCTTGCTCGCGCAGACCGGTATGCCGGTACGCGAGGTCGCCAATCACGTGGGCTTTCGTAGCGTATGCAATTTTTCGGTCGCGTTTCATCGGGACCATGGCATTACGCCGTCCGGCTACCGCCGTCAGACGCGTGCGACGGAGGGCGGCACCGAATCGATTTAACGAAGCTTCCACC
This genomic interval from Bordetella genomosp. 8 contains the following:
- a CDS encoding response regulator transcription factor, translating into MSQSTLSEPRIAPNLESVPMSKTADVSQRNALPTTYRRPSHVLIVSDDASQLHATTDFLRNQLFRVTLASGWQGYYHAQAWRPDIILVDGSMHDMDPFMMGRLLMQTPDTQSIPLIFLLEQQRQAASREAFSLGAIDCITKPIYPEELLARISVHLRRTPVRDENSAPRMRAPVAEELLLRNALNAIATDVGSIHTVRQLARQIGTNERKLTALFKTKMGKSAHKVIFGQKMETARRLLAQTGMPVREVANHVGFRSVCNFSVAFHRDHGITPSGYRRQTRATEGGTESI